A genomic window from Bacteroidales bacterium includes:
- a CDS encoding C4-type zinc ribbon domain-containing protein: MAKAKKDAEVVEMTVAEKLKALYDLQLVDTAIDRIRILRGELPLEVQDLEDEIEGLQTRVSKYEDDIDGLQRSISGKKQEIAKSQELIKKYQEQQNNVRNNREYDSLSKEIEFQTLEIELAEKRIREFTVQIDEKKGIIAESTEVLEGRKLDLENKKKELDDIIDETQKEESVMEKKSAELESIIEERLLTAYKKIRGNARNGLAVVPVERDACGGCFNKIPPQRQLDIASKKKIIVCEYCGRILVDSGDTG; this comes from the coding sequence ATGGCGAAAGCAAAAAAAGATGCAGAGGTCGTTGAGATGACAGTTGCAGAGAAATTAAAAGCCTTATATGACCTGCAGCTGGTCGATACTGCCATAGACAGAATCAGAATCCTGCGCGGTGAGTTGCCCCTGGAGGTACAGGATCTGGAGGATGAAATTGAGGGACTGCAAACCAGGGTTTCCAAATATGAGGATGATATTGATGGACTGCAGAGATCCATCAGCGGGAAGAAGCAGGAGATTGCCAAGTCCCAGGAGCTTATTAAGAAATACCAGGAGCAGCAGAACAATGTAAGGAACAACCGGGAATACGACTCCCTGTCCAAAGAGATTGAATTCCAGACTCTTGAAATTGAACTGGCAGAAAAGCGTATTCGGGAGTTTACCGTCCAGATTGATGAAAAAAAGGGAATCATCGCCGAGTCGACCGAGGTGCTGGAAGGACGCAAACTGGATCTGGAGAATAAGAAGAAAGAACTGGATGATATCATCGATGAGACCCAGAAGGAGGAGAGTGTGATGGAGAAAAAATCCGCCGAACTGGAGAGTATTATCGAGGAGCGTTTGCTAACGGCCTACAAGAAGATCAGGGGGAATGCCCGGAATGGTCTGGCTGTTGTGCCGGTTGAAAGGGATGCCTGTGGCGGTTGTTTTAATAAGATACCTCCGCAGCGTCAACTGGATATCGCTTCCAAGAAAAAGATTATTGTTTGTGAATACTGCGGGCGAATTCTGGTAGACTCCGGGGATACCGGCTAG
- a CDS encoding CoA-binding protein, producing the protein MSVSKKTVVLGASPNPVRFSHKAVKSLLRHDQEVVAVGFREGLIVDQEILVGQPPVEGVHTVSVYIGSSRQADYYDYIISLKPKRVIFNPGTVNPEFMARLKREGIEPVAECMLVLLNEDEY; encoded by the coding sequence TTGTCAGTATCAAAAAAAACAGTGGTTCTGGGTGCCAGTCCCAATCCGGTCAGGTTTTCACATAAGGCTGTAAAAAGCCTGTTGCGGCACGACCAGGAAGTGGTGGCCGTGGGCTTCCGGGAGGGTCTGATCGTGGATCAGGAAATCCTGGTGGGCCAGCCACCTGTTGAAGGGGTTCACACGGTATCCGTCTACATTGGCTCGTCGAGGCAGGCCGACTACTATGATTATATCATTTCCCTGAAACCCAAACGGGTGATTTTTAATCCGGGAACAGTCAATCCGGAGTTTATGGCCCGCCTGAAAAGGGAAGGGATCGAACCGGTGGCCGAGTGCATGCTGGTTTTGCTTAACGAGGATGAGTATTAA
- a CDS encoding TPM domain-containing protein → MNAVNFFSKEEKELIKSAVKKAEQNTSGEIRVHLDTRCREDVMDRAAWWFKKLSMHLTEQRNGVLFYLAVKDRKFAILGDAGINAVTPGHFWDKIKEKMAEHFSEGDFSGGLQEGILMAGQALKEKFPYQDGDVNELTDEISFGGDDK, encoded by the coding sequence ATGAATGCGGTAAATTTTTTTTCCAAAGAGGAGAAAGAGCTGATCAAATCGGCTGTGAAAAAGGCCGAGCAAAACACTTCCGGGGAGATCCGGGTTCATCTGGACACGCGCTGCAGGGAGGATGTGATGGACCGGGCAGCCTGGTGGTTTAAAAAACTGTCCATGCACCTGACAGAGCAGCGCAACGGAGTGCTTTTCTACCTGGCTGTAAAAGACCGGAAATTTGCCATCCTGGGCGATGCCGGGATCAATGCGGTCACACCCGGCCACTTCTGGGACAAGATCAAGGAGAAGATGGCGGAACATTTTTCCGAAGGGGATTTTTCGGGAGGACTCCAGGAAGGCATCCTGATGGCCGGGCAAGCCCTGAAAGAGAAGTTCCCATACCAGGACGGGGATGTGAATGAGTTGACGGACGAAATATCTTTTGGAGGAGATGATAAATAA
- the ispF gene encoding 2-C-methyl-D-erythritol 2,4-cyclodiphosphate synthase: MNFRVGFGYDVHRLEKGIPFWLGGVQIEHDKGSVGHSDADVLLHAICDAILGAAALGDIGTHFPDTDPAYKGIASSRLLRKTGELLASRGFAIGNIDSTICLQVPKVKPYIPRMQKEIARQLGLQESQVSVKATTEEKLGFTGSEEGVSAYAVVLIHIP; encoded by the coding sequence ATGAATTTCCGGGTTGGTTTCGGATATGATGTACATCGTCTGGAGAAGGGGATCCCCTTCTGGCTGGGAGGAGTTCAGATTGAACATGATAAAGGATCCGTGGGCCACTCCGATGCCGATGTTTTGCTCCATGCCATTTGTGATGCCATCCTGGGGGCAGCGGCCCTGGGGGATATAGGAACTCATTTCCCCGATACCGATCCGGCTTACAAGGGAATTGCCAGTTCCAGGCTGCTGCGTAAAACCGGAGAACTTCTGGCCTCCAGGGGATTCGCCATCGGAAATATCGACAGTACCATCTGTCTGCAGGTCCCAAAAGTAAAGCCCTATATTCCCCGAATGCAAAAGGAAATTGCGAGACAGCTCGGCCTTCAGGAGAGCCAGGTATCCGTCAAGGCCACCACCGAGGAGAAGCTGGGATTCACCGGAAGCGAAGAAGGGGTTTCGGCCTATGCGGTGGTGCTGATCCACATCCCCTGA
- the porV gene encoding type IX secretion system outer membrane channel protein PorV → MGLKIKAASIALAGALFILFNTNISAQITTGELGGAEPVLNAIQTAVPFLTIAPDSRSGAMGDVGAATTPDVNSQHWNIGKYAFVDSKGGFAISYTPWLRNLIPDINLAYLTGFFRVDEQQVISTSLRYFSLGNITFTNIDGSFAGQHNPNEFAVDAGYSRLFTDNFSGGIAFRFIRSDLTSGQQTSDGQATRAGISFAADLGFYYQNQVNIGSSDGEWAAGISLTNMGTPISYSVDADKTPIPTNMRIGGRFSYNIDEYNTISFNMDLNKLLVPSPPAFNDSIYAETGELVVERGKETPGSTVLGMVQSFYDAPGVLRNNGNYSTLVEELNEISYSAGVEYWYRSQFALRTGYFHEHSTKGNRKYFTLGVGLQLNVFALDFAYLVPTNGQNSPLANTLRFTLSFNFADLDL, encoded by the coding sequence ATGGGATTAAAAATAAAAGCAGCGTCGATAGCGCTTGCAGGCGCTTTGTTTATACTGTTTAACACGAATATATCAGCACAGATAACCACCGGTGAACTTGGAGGGGCCGAACCCGTGCTCAATGCCATTCAGACGGCCGTACCCTTTCTGACCATTGCTCCCGACTCCCGGTCCGGAGCCATGGGAGATGTGGGAGCCGCCACCACCCCGGATGTCAATTCTCAACACTGGAACATAGGGAAATACGCCTTCGTCGACAGCAAAGGGGGCTTTGCCATCTCCTATACCCCCTGGCTGCGGAACCTGATCCCCGATATTAACCTGGCTTACCTGACCGGCTTCTTCCGGGTGGATGAACAGCAGGTGATCAGTACCTCGCTGCGCTATTTTTCCCTGGGAAATATCACCTTTACCAATATTGACGGGAGTTTCGCCGGACAGCACAATCCCAACGAATTTGCCGTGGATGCCGGGTATTCCAGGCTCTTTACCGATAACTTTTCCGGGGGGATCGCCTTTCGCTTTATCCGCTCCGATCTCACCAGCGGTCAGCAGACCTCGGACGGACAGGCCACCCGGGCAGGGATCTCCTTTGCAGCAGACCTGGGATTCTACTATCAGAACCAGGTGAATATAGGCAGCAGCGACGGGGAGTGGGCTGCGGGGATCAGCCTGACCAATATGGGAACCCCGATCTCCTACTCGGTGGATGCCGATAAAACCCCCATTCCCACTAACATGCGGATCGGCGGACGATTCAGCTACAACATTGACGAATACAATACCATCTCCTTTAACATGGACCTGAATAAGCTGCTGGTCCCCTCCCCTCCGGCATTTAACGATTCCATATACGCGGAAACCGGTGAGCTGGTGGTGGAACGGGGAAAAGAAACCCCGGGCTCCACCGTACTTGGGATGGTTCAGTCCTTTTACGACGCTCCGGGAGTACTCCGCAACAACGGCAACTACAGTACCCTGGTCGAGGAGTTGAATGAAATTTCCTACAGTGCCGGTGTGGAATACTGGTACCGGAGCCAGTTTGCCCTCCGGACAGGCTACTTTCACGAGCACTCCACCAAAGGGAACCGGAAATACTTCACTCTGGGTGTGGGCCTGCAGCTTAATGTGTTCGCCCTCGATTTTGCCTACCTGGTGCCGACCAACGGACAGAACAGTCCGCTGGCCAATACCCTCCGCTTTACGCTGAGCTTTAACTTTGCGGACCTGGACCTATAA
- a CDS encoding LemA family protein, with the protein MKKKNRTWLIIGIVVVIAILWGVQKYNGFVVLEEGVTGQWANVENVYQRRGDLIPNLVNTVRGYADFEQETLTQVIEARAKATSVTIDPGNLSPESLASFQQAQDGLSSALSRLLVTIERYPDLKANQNFMDLQKQLEGTENRIAVERRKFNEITRGFNTAVRRFPASVVAGITGFDQKGYFEAVEGSETAPVVEF; encoded by the coding sequence ATGAAAAAGAAGAACAGAACCTGGCTTATTATTGGCATTGTTGTTGTAATTGCCATTCTCTGGGGAGTACAGAAATACAACGGATTCGTGGTCCTGGAAGAGGGTGTAACCGGTCAGTGGGCCAACGTGGAGAATGTCTACCAGCGCCGGGGCGACCTGATCCCTAACCTGGTCAATACCGTCAGGGGCTATGCCGATTTTGAACAGGAGACCCTTACGCAGGTTATTGAGGCACGTGCCAAAGCCACCAGTGTGACTATCGATCCGGGCAACCTGAGCCCGGAATCACTGGCTTCCTTTCAGCAGGCCCAGGATGGATTGAGTTCTGCCCTGTCCAGGCTGCTGGTTACCATTGAACGCTATCCCGATCTGAAGGCCAATCAGAATTTCATGGATCTTCAGAAACAGCTTGAAGGTACCGAGAACCGGATTGCCGTAGAGCGGAGAAAATTTAATGAGATCACCCGGGGCTTCAACACCGCTGTCCGGAGATTTCCCGCCAGTGTGGTCGCCGGGATCACCGGTTTTGATCAAAAAGGATATTTTGAAGCTGTGGAAGGCAGCGAAACTGCTCCGGTGGTGGAGTTTTAG
- a CDS encoding MerR family transcriptional regulator codes for MPYKEARVEKLYYSIGEVAKMFDVNTSLIRFWEKEFDIIKPKKNKKGNRLFTKKDIENFHIIYHLVKEKGMTLKGASKKMKENKEDTEHNFEIIRSLEQIKDMLTDLVT; via the coding sequence ATGCCTTATAAGGAAGCCAGAGTGGAAAAGCTTTATTACTCCATCGGGGAGGTGGCGAAAATGTTTGATGTCAACACTTCCCTGATCAGGTTCTGGGAGAAGGAATTTGATATCATTAAGCCAAAAAAGAATAAGAAGGGCAACCGGCTTTTTACAAAGAAGGATATTGAAAATTTTCATATTATCTACCACCTGGTGAAGGAGAAAGGAATGACCCTTAAAGGGGCCAGTAAGAAGATGAAAGAGAATAAGGAGGATACGGAACATAATTTTGAAATCATCAGGTCCCTGGAACAAATCAAGGACATGCTCACTGACCTGGTTACATGA
- a CDS encoding TPM domain-containing protein: MKKTLIITLSLLFVLPLWSSAQEELPVPPAPQSWVNDFAGVFNSTEAASLERKLGEFEFRSSTQIFIVTLDDNGGYSASDLAPRIGEQWGIGQQGRDNGLLVLMDMQKNDVFISTGYGLEEYIPDITASRIVQNEMIPNFKNGDFYVGIDAATDVMISLLDGKFTADQYRKQSSSGGSTIGGIIFMIILFSIIFGGRRRSAGMGRSNLPLWLALGMLSGGRHSGSFGNFSSGGGGFGGGGEGGFGGFSGGGGGSFGGGGAGGSW; encoded by the coding sequence GTGAAAAAGACTCTGATTATTACCCTCTCTCTCCTTTTTGTCCTGCCCCTGTGGAGCAGTGCACAGGAAGAGCTTCCGGTACCGCCGGCTCCCCAGTCGTGGGTAAACGACTTTGCCGGAGTATTTAACAGCACCGAGGCTGCTTCCCTGGAGCGAAAACTGGGTGAATTTGAATTCCGCTCCTCCACACAGATATTCATCGTCACCCTGGACGACAACGGGGGCTATTCCGCCTCCGATCTGGCCCCGAGGATCGGGGAGCAGTGGGGCATCGGCCAGCAGGGCCGTGATAACGGCCTGCTGGTATTGATGGATATGCAGAAAAATGATGTTTTTATCTCCACCGGCTATGGCCTGGAAGAGTATATCCCCGATATCACTGCCTCGCGGATCGTCCAGAATGAAATGATTCCCAATTTTAAAAACGGGGACTTCTATGTGGGTATCGATGCAGCTACCGATGTCATGATCTCCCTGCTGGATGGTAAATTCACTGCCGATCAGTACAGGAAACAGAGCTCATCGGGCGGCTCCACCATCGGTGGAATCATCTTTATGATCATCCTCTTTTCCATCATATTCGGAGGCAGGAGAAGAAGTGCGGGCATGGGGCGCAGCAACCTGCCCTTGTGGCTGGCCCTTGGAATGCTGTCAGGCGGCCGGCACTCAGGCAGCTTTGGAAACTTTTCGTCCGGCGGGGGCGGATTTGGAGGCGGAGGCGAAGGCGGATTTGGAGGCTTCTCCGGGGGCGGCGGCGGCTCCTTTGGTGGAGGGGGTGCCGGCGGAAGCTGGTAA
- a CDS encoding DCC1-like thiol-disulfide oxidoreductase family protein, with protein sequence MKEGRTVYYDGYCRLCSRSVRWIIRNDPRKRFSFVPLQLLPVPPVGNPEGDPDKPRGSGHRSDTLLLIMNGKKYERSGAILRIALYLRFPWPMLGIFFLVPPLIRDAVYRLLARNRKAWFGEEASCYIPRS encoded by the coding sequence ATGAAGGAGGGCCGGACGGTATATTATGATGGCTATTGCAGGCTCTGCAGCAGGTCGGTCCGATGGATCATCCGGAATGATCCACGGAAACGTTTCTCTTTTGTTCCCTTGCAGCTGCTGCCTGTTCCGCCGGTGGGGAACCCGGAGGGAGATCCCGATAAGCCCCGGGGGAGCGGCCATCGGAGTGATACGCTTCTTCTGATCATGAACGGGAAAAAGTACGAACGCTCGGGGGCCATTCTGAGGATCGCGCTTTATCTGCGTTTTCCCTGGCCCATGCTGGGAATTTTCTTTCTGGTCCCCCCTTTGATCAGAGATGCGGTTTACAGGCTGCTTGCCAGGAACAGAAAAGCCTGGTTCGGGGAGGAAGCCAGCTGTTATATCCCCCGGTCCTGA
- a CDS encoding urocanate hydratase yields the protein MNSDEFKAAVLEGIPAQLPPEQGPGPGLNHAPKRKNILTAGEKKLALRNALRYIPGQQHALLVREFSEELERYGRIYMYRYKPAYAISARNLEAYPWRSRQAGAIMMMLNNNLDPRVAQHPDELITYGGNGAVFQNWAQYRLVMKYLAEMSDEQTLVLYSGHPMGLFPSHREAPRVVVTNGMVIPNYSGQDEYERMNALGVSQYGQMTAGSFMYIGPQGIVHGTTITVMNAARLMLKGGDGSLRGKVFVSSGLGGMSGAQPKATVIAGGICVVAEVNPRATAMRFSQGWVDEVFTDLDLLAKRVKKARQKKEAVSLAYQGNVVDLLEYFLEENIPVELGSDQTSLHNPFAGGYYPAGMDFDEANRMMAGEPGRFKEEVYKSLRRHVRAVNGLVKKGMYFWDYGNAFLLESGRAGADVFREDGSYRYQSYVQAIMGPLFFDYGFGPFRWVCTSSDPRDLALSDRIAAGVLEQLAVEAPDEIRTQMEDNLHWIREAEGHRLVVGSQARILYADSQGRIAIAKAFNRAIREGEISGPVVLGRDHHDVSGTDSPYRETSNIYDGSAFTADMAVQNVIGDAFRGATWVSLHNGGGVGWGEVINGGFGILLDGTPEADRRLDGMLHWDVNNGIARRSWARNEGAIRAIKREMERTPLLQVTLPNLVDEKLLEETDQSSKTS from the coding sequence ATGAACAGTGATGAATTCAAGGCTGCAGTTCTGGAAGGGATCCCCGCACAGCTGCCGCCGGAGCAAGGGCCCGGTCCCGGTCTGAATCATGCCCCCAAAAGAAAAAATATTCTAACAGCCGGGGAGAAGAAGCTGGCATTGCGCAACGCCCTCCGGTATATTCCCGGGCAGCAGCATGCTCTCCTGGTCAGGGAGTTTTCAGAGGAACTGGAGCGCTATGGAAGGATTTACATGTACCGTTACAAACCTGCCTATGCTATTTCGGCCCGGAACCTGGAAGCTTATCCCTGGAGATCCAGGCAGGCAGGAGCCATTATGATGATGCTGAATAACAACCTGGATCCCAGGGTGGCTCAACATCCCGACGAGCTGATCACTTACGGAGGCAACGGAGCGGTCTTTCAGAACTGGGCCCAGTACCGTCTTGTCATGAAGTACCTGGCGGAAATGAGCGACGAACAGACCCTGGTGCTTTATTCCGGACATCCCATGGGGCTCTTCCCTTCGCACCGGGAAGCCCCCAGGGTGGTGGTGACCAACGGGATGGTAATCCCCAATTATTCGGGACAGGATGAGTACGAGCGGATGAATGCTCTGGGGGTATCCCAGTATGGCCAGATGACCGCCGGCTCTTTTATGTATATCGGGCCCCAGGGCATCGTTCATGGAACGACCATTACAGTCATGAATGCGGCCAGGCTTATGTTAAAAGGGGGAGATGGAAGTCTGAGGGGAAAGGTTTTTGTGAGCTCAGGACTGGGCGGGATGTCGGGTGCACAGCCTAAAGCCACCGTGATTGCGGGGGGGATATGTGTGGTGGCAGAAGTGAACCCCAGGGCTACAGCCATGCGTTTTTCCCAGGGCTGGGTGGATGAGGTTTTTACGGATCTGGATCTTCTGGCAAAAAGAGTGAAGAAGGCACGGCAAAAGAAGGAGGCAGTTTCCCTGGCCTATCAGGGGAATGTGGTGGACCTGCTGGAGTATTTTCTGGAAGAAAATATTCCGGTGGAACTGGGATCCGACCAGACCTCCCTGCACAATCCCTTTGCCGGTGGATACTATCCGGCTGGAATGGATTTTGATGAGGCAAACCGGATGATGGCCGGGGAACCAGGACGCTTTAAAGAGGAGGTATATAAGTCGCTTCGGAGGCATGTCAGGGCGGTTAACGGCTTGGTGAAAAAGGGCATGTACTTCTGGGACTACGGAAATGCCTTTTTGCTGGAGTCGGGGAGGGCCGGGGCCGATGTATTCAGGGAGGATGGAAGCTACCGCTACCAGTCCTATGTACAGGCCATCATGGGACCGCTTTTCTTTGACTATGGATTTGGCCCTTTCAGGTGGGTCTGCACCTCGTCGGACCCCCGGGATCTGGCGCTTAGCGACCGTATTGCGGCCGGGGTGCTGGAGCAGCTGGCAGTGGAGGCTCCCGATGAGATCCGCACTCAGATGGAGGACAATCTGCACTGGATCAGGGAGGCCGAGGGTCATCGCCTGGTGGTGGGCTCCCAGGCCCGGATCCTTTATGCCGACAGTCAGGGACGAATTGCCATCGCAAAAGCATTCAACCGCGCCATCCGGGAGGGGGAGATCTCGGGACCGGTAGTCCTGGGACGAGATCATCACGATGTTTCAGGCACGGATTCTCCTTACCGGGAGACTTCCAACATTTACGACGGTTCGGCTTTTACCGCCGATATGGCTGTTCAGAATGTGATCGGGGATGCCTTCCGGGGAGCTACCTGGGTTTCCCTGCACAATGGAGGCGGAGTAGGCTGGGGGGAGGTTATCAACGGTGGATTTGGGATCTTACTGGATGGGACACCCGAGGCGGACCGCAGGCTGGATGGCATGCTTCACTGGGATGTGAACAACGGTATTGCCAGAAGAAGCTGGGCCAGAAATGAAGGAGCGATCCGGGCTATCAAAAGGGAGATGGAACGCACTCCGCTGTTACAGGTTACTCTGCCAAACCTGGTGGACGAGAAGCTGCTGGAAGAGACTGATCAATCTTCAAAAACCAGTTGA
- a CDS encoding CapA family protein, with protein sequence MKRSFLMLAGLILCLAALAQQEQLKLVFTGDIMGHDSQIASALATGEPAYDYKPCFQYLRSYLQEADLVIGNLEVTFAGEPFTGYPAFSSPDELAEALKWAGFDILVNANNHALDRGRKGLVRTLEVLDRQEIIQTGTFPDTASRSSFYPLIVEKKGIRIALLNYTYGTNGIRDQPPAVVNRIDKVQIRKDLQKARSAQPDFILAIMHWGQEYQLTQNREQEELAAFLFQHGAHAAIGSHPHVVQPIRGEGAGNLVVYSLGNLISNQRSRYRDGGIIFEMVISKEPQEVSSFAYLPVWVWKPQTKKGTGFTLVPANLDPASPDLPDMPAKDRADMELFLEDTRSRLSGCREVITP encoded by the coding sequence GTGAAAAGAAGCTTCCTTATGCTGGCCGGGCTAATTCTCTGCCTGGCTGCCCTGGCACAACAAGAGCAGCTGAAGCTGGTCTTTACTGGCGATATCATGGGTCATGACAGCCAGATAGCCTCCGCCCTGGCCACCGGTGAACCTGCTTATGATTATAAGCCCTGTTTTCAATATCTCAGGTCCTACCTGCAGGAGGCCGACCTGGTGATCGGGAACCTGGAGGTCACTTTTGCCGGAGAGCCTTTTACCGGCTATCCGGCCTTTTCCAGTCCGGATGAACTGGCTGAGGCCCTGAAATGGGCGGGTTTTGATATCCTGGTAAATGCCAACAACCATGCCCTGGACAGGGGAAGAAAGGGACTGGTAAGGACCCTGGAGGTGCTCGACAGGCAGGAGATCATCCAGACCGGCACCTTTCCCGATACCGCTTCCCGTTCCTCCTTCTATCCCCTGATCGTCGAGAAGAAAGGGATCCGGATCGCTTTGCTCAACTACACTTACGGGACCAACGGGATCAGGGACCAGCCCCCCGCCGTGGTGAACCGCATCGACAAAGTCCAGATCAGGAAAGATCTTCAGAAAGCCCGGAGTGCTCAACCCGATTTTATTCTGGCGATCATGCACTGGGGCCAGGAGTACCAGCTTACCCAGAACAGGGAGCAGGAGGAGCTGGCTGCCTTCCTCTTTCAACACGGGGCCCATGCGGCTATCGGTTCACACCCCCATGTGGTCCAGCCCATCCGGGGTGAAGGAGCCGGGAACCTGGTGGTCTATTCCCTGGGGAACCTGATATCCAACCAGCGCAGCAGGTACCGCGATGGAGGCATCATCTTCGAGATGGTGATATCAAAAGAACCACAGGAAGTCAGCAGCTTTGCCTACCTTCCCGTATGGGTCTGGAAACCGCAAACAAAAAAAGGCACCGGCTTTACGCTGGTGCCTGCTAATCTTGATCCTGCTTCCCCGGACCTTCCCGATATGCCTGCGAAAGACCGGGCTGACATGGAGCTGTTTCTGGAAGATACCCGTTCCCGCCTCTCAGGCTGCAGGGAGGTAATCACTCCATAG
- a CDS encoding Nif3-like dinuclear metal center hexameric protein produces the protein MITLREITAYLEGLAPLSLQESYDNSGLQVGDPGMKVSGILVALDVSEELVLEAEKLGLNLVVSHHPVIFGGLKSVTGSSMPERIVKLAIQKEIAIYSGHTNFDAIRGGVNSALANRLGLVDQEILDPVGGALKKLVVFVPHAQLERVRQAMFDAGAGEIGAYDHCSFNLEGTGTFRGGEGSHPFAGESGVFHQEAETRLETIVPAELASAVVRAMSSSHPYEEVAYDLYPLENKDPRRGMGMIGRLEHPMDEEAFLGFLKDRCRASVVRHSKLLGKGVKKVALCGGSGSFLLGKAKAVGADVFVTGDMKYHQFLEADGKIVVMDIGHFEGEQFTRELFYDLLRKKFPKFAVRLSETEKNPIKYF, from the coding sequence ATGATCACACTCAGAGAGATTACCGCTTACCTGGAGGGCCTGGCGCCACTCTCGCTGCAGGAATCATACGATAATTCAGGATTGCAGGTAGGTGATCCGGGCATGAAGGTAAGCGGGATTCTGGTAGCTCTGGATGTAAGCGAGGAGCTGGTGCTCGAAGCGGAAAAACTGGGATTAAACCTGGTGGTTTCGCATCATCCGGTCATTTTCGGTGGACTGAAATCTGTGACAGGCTCTTCCATGCCCGAACGGATTGTGAAACTGGCCATTCAAAAAGAGATAGCGATCTACAGCGGCCATACCAACTTTGATGCCATCAGGGGAGGAGTGAACAGCGCACTGGCAAACCGGCTGGGGCTGGTGGATCAGGAGATTCTGGATCCGGTCGGGGGAGCCCTGAAAAAGCTGGTGGTCTTTGTTCCCCATGCACAGTTGGAACGGGTTCGTCAGGCTATGTTTGATGCCGGAGCGGGAGAAATAGGAGCCTACGACCACTGCAGCTTCAATCTCGAGGGCACCGGAACCTTCAGGGGGGGGGAGGGAAGCCATCCCTTTGCCGGAGAAAGCGGGGTTTTTCACCAGGAAGCAGAAACCAGACTGGAGACCATTGTTCCGGCTGAACTGGCTTCCGCGGTGGTCAGGGCCATGAGCTCTTCCCACCCCTACGAAGAGGTGGCCTATGATCTTTATCCCCTGGAAAACAAGGATCCCCGGAGGGGCATGGGGATGATCGGCAGACTGGAGCATCCCATGGATGAGGAGGCCTTCCTGGGATTTCTGAAAGACCGGTGCCGGGCCAGTGTTGTCAGGCACAGCAAGCTTCTGGGAAAAGGGGTGAAAAAGGTGGCGCTTTGCGGAGGATCGGGCAGTTTTCTGCTGGGAAAGGCTAAAGCAGTCGGGGCGGATGTTTTTGTGACAGGCGATATGAAATACCATCAGTTTTTGGAAGCTGATGGAAAGATCGTGGTGATGGATATCGGTCATTTTGAAGGTGAGCAGTTTACACGGGAGCTTTTTTATGATCTACTTAGAAAAAAATTCCCTAAATTTGCAGTCCGTTTATCGGAAACTGAAAAAAATCCAATTAAATATTTTTAG
- a CDS encoding thioredoxin family protein gives MSINMEAIYHLRELQDKIADQKGVLIYFSSEACSVCKVLRPKVKELLKKHFPRMTALYVDIEKSPVISGQFRVFTIPTILIYFDGKEQVRYSRNISMQQLEQSLSRPYQLVFED, from the coding sequence ATGAGTATTAATATGGAAGCCATTTACCATCTCCGGGAGCTGCAGGATAAGATTGCAGATCAGAAAGGGGTCTTGATTTATTTCTCCAGCGAGGCCTGCTCAGTTTGCAAGGTGCTCAGGCCCAAAGTGAAAGAGCTCCTGAAAAAGCACTTTCCCCGGATGACGGCCCTCTATGTGGATATCGAAAAGAGCCCGGTAATCTCCGGTCAGTTCAGGGTTTTTACCATTCCCACCATCCTGATATATTTTGACGGGAAAGAGCAGGTCCGCTACAGCAGGAACATCAGCATGCAACAGCTGGAACAATCTCTTTCCAGGCCCTATCAACTGGTTTTTGAAGATTGA